One window of Nocardia sp. NBC_00508 genomic DNA carries:
- a CDS encoding helix-turn-helix transcriptional regulator: protein MQCYAVTASDSKSWTTIANGFVPMDYQYGDPDRWYSGLTVQESAVYRLLRWEQRGISTSFRTRTNIRHGPCDDFYWVVVPERGVYSVRYRDEVTRAHSGQAAVTALDDLCQIHIPLLSAYAIQLPRAELDHRAAPAERNMTIDLNSGLGRVAQAMIRSTHAEQANLSDREFNAICDRVAELLCLISLGDTHPQRAHHAQIAAQIRQYVRANVGRGDVRLPAVAHALGWSPRQLRSVLHHMGTTYRDVRREEALRAARDLLEDPAREEVPIQELAVRAGFSPAWFSAAFKTRFGETPRDFRRRRLAELAEPGG from the coding sequence ATGCAGTGCTATGCCGTGACCGCGAGCGATTCGAAGTCGTGGACAACGATCGCCAACGGCTTCGTTCCGATGGACTATCAGTACGGCGATCCCGACCGGTGGTATTCGGGGCTGACGGTTCAGGAATCGGCTGTCTACCGATTGTTGCGCTGGGAGCAGCGCGGAATCAGCACGTCCTTTCGCACGCGGACGAACATCCGCCATGGGCCGTGCGATGACTTCTACTGGGTCGTCGTCCCGGAACGGGGCGTGTACTCCGTTCGGTACCGGGACGAGGTGACGCGGGCGCATTCCGGTCAGGCCGCCGTGACCGCGCTGGACGACCTGTGCCAGATCCACATTCCGCTGTTGTCCGCGTACGCGATCCAGCTGCCCCGCGCGGAATTGGATCATCGCGCGGCGCCCGCGGAGCGGAACATGACGATCGACCTGAACTCCGGCCTCGGCCGGGTCGCGCAGGCCATGATCCGCAGCACCCACGCGGAGCAGGCGAACCTGTCCGACCGCGAGTTCAACGCGATCTGCGATCGCGTCGCCGAATTGCTGTGCCTGATCTCGCTCGGGGACACCCACCCCCAGCGAGCCCATCACGCCCAGATCGCCGCGCAGATCCGGCAGTACGTGCGAGCCAACGTCGGCCGCGGTGACGTGCGGCTGCCCGCCGTGGCGCACGCGCTGGGCTGGTCGCCTCGGCAACTGCGATCGGTGCTGCACCACATGGGCACCACCTATCGCGACGTGCGGCGCGAGGAGGCACTGCGCGCCGCACGTGATCTGCTCGAGGATCCGGCGCGCGAGGAAGTCCCCATCCAGGAGCTGGCTGTCCGCGCCGGATTCAGCCCGGCGTGGTTCTCCGCGGCGTTCAAGACGCGTTTCGGTGAGACGCCCCGGGACTTCCGGCGGCGCAGGCTGGCGGAACTGGCCGAGCCTGGCGGGTGA
- a CDS encoding PucR family transcriptional regulator, whose product MSVDSSARPSLTLSGKPMSSPLKDVRGLSRQMVGHFVENVIPCGTLPGDAISGDITTITRVCLELAVSMLDGQDLPEKLQRLGAAAAGWAREGVPIDTIHHSIHEGFKMGLDLVVSNASTKDYDNLVDGAKMVVEMLDMINSAVSMAYVRELRAVVSEHHTAVHTLTSALLGGHSTSTMARECGIAIAPSYAVLAVAIPPHREERNPMVDGKVVARRKLRRVQAELATRCGEAALSLLSVDGGTVLIPIGHLDNEELDALVTQLSHAAQVGITATMVEATPEQIPTAADQAHELLDMVQRLQAVAGLYRFDELALEYQLTRPGPGREYLGSLLDPLDAHPELLETLQRHIANNLNRQRTARVLHVHTNTVDYRLKRIGQLTGFDPSQSSGLWYLRSALVARTYRSTPTPAASDSDRSS is encoded by the coding sequence ATGTCCGTCGACAGCTCGGCCCGGCCGAGCCTCACTCTGTCGGGAAAGCCGATGTCGTCCCCGCTGAAAGACGTCCGCGGGCTATCGCGTCAGATGGTCGGCCACTTCGTCGAGAACGTCATCCCGTGCGGCACCCTGCCGGGCGACGCCATCTCCGGCGACATCACCACCATCACCCGGGTCTGCCTGGAGCTCGCGGTGAGCATGCTGGACGGACAGGACCTGCCGGAGAAGCTCCAGCGGCTCGGGGCCGCCGCCGCGGGGTGGGCGCGCGAGGGTGTGCCGATCGACACCATCCACCACTCGATCCACGAGGGCTTCAAGATGGGCCTGGACCTGGTGGTCTCCAATGCGAGCACCAAGGACTACGACAACCTCGTCGACGGCGCGAAAATGGTCGTCGAGATGCTCGACATGATCAACTCGGCGGTATCCATGGCCTACGTCCGCGAGTTGCGGGCAGTCGTCAGCGAGCACCACACCGCGGTGCACACGCTGACCTCGGCGCTGCTCGGCGGGCACAGCACCTCCACCATGGCGCGCGAATGCGGGATCGCCATAGCGCCTTCGTATGCCGTACTGGCCGTGGCCATTCCGCCGCACCGCGAGGAACGCAACCCCATGGTGGACGGCAAGGTGGTCGCGCGCAGGAAACTGCGCCGGGTCCAGGCCGAGCTCGCCACCCGGTGCGGCGAGGCCGCGCTGTCGCTGCTGAGCGTGGACGGCGGCACCGTGCTGATCCCGATCGGCCACCTCGACAACGAGGAGCTGGACGCGCTGGTCACCCAGCTCTCGCACGCCGCCCAGGTCGGTATCACCGCGACCATGGTCGAGGCCACCCCGGAGCAGATCCCGACCGCCGCCGACCAGGCGCACGAACTGCTCGACATGGTGCAGCGGTTGCAAGCGGTGGCCGGGCTCTACCGCTTCGACGAGCTGGCGCTGGAATACCAGCTGACCCGGCCCGGCCCCGGCCGCGAATACCTCGGCTCACTGCTGGACCCACTGGACGCGCACCCCGAACTGCTGGAGACGCTGCAGCGGCACATCGCCAACAACCTCAACCGGCAGCGCACAGCCCGCGTGCTGCACGTGCACACCAACACGGTGGACTACCGGCTCAAGCGAATCGGGCAACTCACCGGTTTCGATCCGTCGCAATCGTCGGGCCTGTGGTATCTGCGCTCGGCGCTGGTGGCGCGCACGTATCGCAGCACACCGACGCCCGCGGCGTCCGACTCCGACCGGTCGAGCTGA
- a CDS encoding DUF4185 domain-containing protein, which translates to MTKIKNLNPLPMADIGGSDLFIPFRMPTGDIGFLAGDTFSGTEPSVGGPNWRSPMLLRSNTHDLSRPIEFQSAARGARQLWDYVHDNPEYSTVLPCDAITIGGRIYLWVMVTQGLGNERWCEIRYSDDNGESWTDSGVRWSTSAFGGKRTMISWERGGDGYVYVISTGGLARNKNMLLWRVREDHAALTDPAAWQGWGWNGQNWGWGRDPGSDPRFGILPDGTRLGEIGLRRIQGNWVMSGFDAGAYGAFVKVAGRITDNWWTARTYRPVKGSFWAPGGPDIVPRLYGCYVHPDSRFDGAFCMIVSEWAESGNPYRAMQFRIFGIRAAVPLT; encoded by the coding sequence ATGACCAAGATCAAGAATTTGAATCCGCTCCCGATGGCCGACATCGGCGGCTCGGATCTGTTCATCCCGTTTCGGATGCCCACCGGTGACATCGGGTTCCTCGCCGGTGACACGTTTTCGGGCACCGAACCGAGTGTTGGTGGGCCGAACTGGCGTTCGCCCATGCTGTTACGGAGCAACACCCATGACCTGTCCAGACCGATCGAGTTCCAGTCGGCCGCGCGCGGCGCTCGGCAGCTGTGGGATTACGTCCACGACAATCCGGAATACTCCACGGTTCTGCCCTGTGACGCGATCACCATCGGCGGCCGAATCTACTTGTGGGTAATGGTCACCCAGGGCCTCGGTAACGAGCGGTGGTGCGAGATCCGCTATTCCGACGACAACGGCGAAAGCTGGACCGACAGCGGAGTCCGTTGGTCGACCAGCGCGTTCGGCGGCAAACGGACCATGATTTCCTGGGAGCGCGGTGGTGACGGCTACGTCTACGTCATCTCCACCGGAGGGCTCGCTCGCAACAAGAACATGCTGTTGTGGCGGGTGCGCGAAGATCATGCCGCGCTCACCGATCCGGCCGCCTGGCAGGGGTGGGGCTGGAATGGCCAGAACTGGGGCTGGGGCCGGGATCCGGGGAGCGACCCGCGATTCGGCATCCTGCCCGACGGCACCAGGCTCGGTGAGATCGGGCTGCGCCGGATACAGGGGAACTGGGTGATGTCCGGCTTCGACGCCGGAGCCTATGGGGCGTTCGTCAAAGTCGCCGGGCGGATCACCGACAATTGGTGGACCGCGCGAACGTACCGGCCGGTGAAAGGTTCGTTCTGGGCGCCGGGCGGCCCGGATATCGTGCCGCGACTGTACGGCTGTTATGTCCACCCGGACAGCAGGTTCGACGGTGCGTTCTGCATGATCGTGAGCGAATGGGCGGAATCCGGCAATCCGTATCGCGCCATGCAGTTCCGAATCTTCGGCATCCGTGCGGCAGTCCCCCTCACCTAG
- a CDS encoding AMP-binding protein: MPELLSARIARCAAENPRATAIVARRERVDYQEFCSRVVRTAAGLDGMRRVAVLPTSDIESLVVVTAAMHAGVSVVLLHRHLLPAQLSRVLELAEPGAVVAAPHQHRRLRRLGFDGNVRTAATLESDGVLGGAHPDVELLVGITSGTAGEPKLFVRDQRSWATTLDRSDRAFDIGAGDRVSVPGVLDHTHFLYGALHALTRAATVDLRPVAQSLNDGATHLYSVPTIAWDVVRARIGPIESVREVLSSAARWPRTGRRALREVLPNASLVHFYGASELSFVSFDRGLGAADENSAGELFDGVEARIRAGLVYVRSDMLFGGYLTAHGMAGGPVDGWMTVGDRGRVIGNRLYLFGRDSDMLIRAGLNVEPAAVEAALTAIPGIAEAACIGVPDARMGEAPAAAIVVDGAAPSTDEIWRRLRATLPSPSMPVQVLTVPSLPRTPRGKLDRQALAITLAAHRGRAADAQR, translated from the coding sequence ATGCCTGAGCTGCTGTCCGCGCGGATCGCCCGGTGCGCCGCCGAGAACCCGCGCGCGACCGCGATTGTCGCCCGGCGGGAGCGAGTCGACTACCAGGAGTTCTGTTCGCGGGTCGTCCGCACCGCGGCGGGACTCGACGGCATGCGACGGGTCGCCGTGCTGCCGACGTCCGATATCGAATCGCTGGTGGTGGTCACGGCGGCGATGCACGCGGGCGTGAGTGTCGTGCTGCTGCACCGCCATCTACTGCCCGCCCAGCTGAGCAGGGTGCTCGAACTCGCGGAGCCCGGAGCGGTCGTGGCCGCGCCGCACCAGCATCGGCGGCTGCGAAGGCTGGGCTTCGACGGGAACGTGCGGACTGCCGCCACACTCGAATCCGATGGTGTGCTGGGCGGCGCGCATCCCGATGTCGAACTGCTGGTCGGCATCACCTCCGGCACCGCTGGGGAGCCGAAACTCTTCGTGCGCGACCAGCGATCGTGGGCCACCACATTGGATCGCTCCGACCGCGCGTTCGACATCGGCGCCGGGGATCGCGTGTCGGTGCCCGGCGTCCTCGACCATACGCATTTCCTGTACGGCGCGTTGCATGCGCTTACCCGGGCCGCGACGGTTGATCTGCGGCCCGTCGCCCAGTCGCTGAACGACGGCGCGACACACCTTTATTCGGTGCCGACGATTGCCTGGGACGTGGTGCGGGCCCGCATCGGTCCGATCGAGAGCGTCCGGGAGGTCCTGTCTTCGGCTGCCCGGTGGCCGCGCACGGGACGTCGAGCGTTACGGGAGGTCTTGCCGAACGCCTCGCTCGTGCACTTCTACGGTGCGTCCGAATTGAGTTTCGTGTCCTTCGATCGAGGGCTCGGGGCCGCCGACGAGAACTCGGCGGGCGAACTGTTCGACGGCGTCGAAGCGCGGATCCGCGCCGGCCTGGTTTACGTGCGCAGCGACATGCTGTTCGGCGGTTACCTCACCGCGCACGGTATGGCCGGCGGGCCCGTGGACGGGTGGATGACGGTGGGGGACCGTGGCCGGGTGATCGGCAACCGCCTGTACCTGTTCGGCCGGGACTCCGACATGCTGATCCGGGCCGGACTCAATGTGGAACCCGCCGCTGTCGAAGCGGCGCTCACCGCGATTCCCGGCATCGCGGAGGCCGCCTGCATCGGCGTGCCCGACGCACGCATGGGGGAGGCGCCCGCCGCCGCGATAGTGGTGGACGGCGCCGCACCGAGCACCGACGAGATCTGGCGGCGTCTGCGTGCGACGCTGCCGAGTCCGAGTATGCCGGTACAGGTTCTGACCGTGCCGAGCTTGCCGCGCACGCCGCGCGGGAAGCTCGACAGACAGGCACTGGCGATCACGCTCGCCGCCCACCGCGGCCGGGCAGCCGACGCCCAGCGTTGA
- a CDS encoding energy-coupling factor transporter transmembrane component T family protein, with the protein MIGVYRPGDSPLHRMPAGPKLVLLLFSIVAVTVFVRSPLEVLIAAVVVAGLFAVARIPWRVAIAQLRPLVWMLGLIAVFQVLITSPARAVVVCGVLVISVALAAVVTLTTRVTDLLDAVTRGLGPLRRVGVDPERIGLLLALAIRCVPLLAGIVHEVAEARRARGLHWSMTALVTPVLVRALRTADAMGDALAARGVDDA; encoded by the coding sequence ATGATCGGCGTCTACCGTCCGGGCGATTCTCCGCTGCACCGGATGCCCGCCGGGCCTAAACTGGTGCTGCTGCTGTTCTCGATCGTTGCGGTCACGGTGTTCGTGCGCAGCCCGCTGGAGGTCCTGATCGCCGCCGTGGTCGTGGCGGGACTGTTTGCGGTGGCCAGGATTCCGTGGCGGGTTGCGATAGCGCAGCTGCGTCCGCTGGTGTGGATGCTGGGGCTCATCGCGGTGTTCCAGGTGCTGATCACGTCCCCGGCGCGTGCCGTGGTGGTGTGCGGTGTCCTGGTGATCTCGGTGGCGCTCGCGGCGGTGGTCACGCTCACCACTCGCGTGACCGACCTGCTCGACGCCGTCACGCGCGGGCTCGGGCCGCTGCGGAGGGTCGGCGTCGATCCCGAGCGAATCGGTCTGCTGCTGGCGCTGGCCATTCGGTGTGTGCCGCTGCTGGCCGGGATCGTGCACGAGGTCGCCGAGGCGCGGCGGGCCCGCGGACTGCACTGGTCGATGACGGCGCTGGTCACACCGGTGCTGGTGCGGGCGCTGCGGACCGCCGACGCGATGGGCGACGCCCTCGCGGCGAGGGGAGTGGACGATGCCTGA
- a CDS encoding energy-coupling factor ABC transporter ATP-binding protein, giving the protein MSEIVFDSVSHRFGDRKVLHDVDLCISERRVGIIGANGSGKSTLARMINGLLTPTSGTVTVDGVDAARKGAQVRRKVGFVFTDPDTQIVMPTVAEDLAFSLRRTGLSKPEVAARVRKILERFGLADHAEHPAHLLSGGQKQLLAIGAVLIRRPEVIVADEPTTLLDLRNARLIADALDAVDQQVIVVTHQLPLLAGFDRVIVVDEGAVVFDGAPGDAVPAYRASVE; this is encoded by the coding sequence GTGAGTGAGATCGTCTTCGATTCGGTATCCCACCGCTTCGGTGACCGAAAGGTACTGCACGACGTCGACTTGTGTATCAGCGAGCGCCGCGTCGGCATCATCGGTGCCAACGGTTCCGGCAAATCCACCCTGGCGCGCATGATCAACGGCTTGCTGACGCCGACCTCCGGCACCGTCACGGTGGATGGTGTGGACGCTGCCCGCAAGGGGGCGCAGGTGCGCCGGAAGGTCGGGTTCGTGTTCACCGACCCGGATACCCAGATCGTCATGCCCACGGTCGCGGAGGATCTCGCTTTCTCGCTGCGTCGGACGGGCCTGAGCAAACCGGAGGTCGCCGCGCGCGTCCGGAAGATTCTGGAGCGGTTCGGGCTGGCCGACCACGCCGAGCATCCCGCACATCTGCTGTCCGGCGGTCAGAAGCAGTTGCTCGCCATCGGCGCCGTCCTCATCCGCAGGCCGGAGGTGATCGTGGCCGACGAGCCGACCACGCTGCTGGATCTGCGCAACGCCCGGCTGATCGCCGACGCGCTCGACGCCGTGGATCAGCAGGTGATCGTGGTGACGCATCAGTTGCCGCTGCTGGCGGGCTTCGACCGCGTGATCGTCGTCGACGAGGGCGCGGTGGTGTTCGACGGCGCTCCCGGCGACGCCGTCCCGGCGTACCGGGCCTCGGTCGAATGA
- a CDS encoding thiolase family protein: MNPVLVAPRRTPIGNAGHGFAELTTTDLAAPVLGEVLASLRGAGIDAEVDDVVLGNCLGPGGDPARIAALRAGLGVHVPGVTVDRQCGSGLDAVMQAALRVRSGADDLILAGGVESASTAPWRFWPPVADADPVRYTRAPFTPHGFPDPDMGVAADDLARARGISRARQDAYAARSHTLAAAADFAAEIVPIGNVHRDERIRAGMTETRLARLRPSFSADGTATAGNSCGISDGAAAMAVTSESMAGELPALRILGCAVAGSDPALPGLGPVPAIRKLLRRTGFAVADLGVIEITEAFASVVLAVADELGLDEAKICPQGGAIAMGHPWGASGAILLVRLASRMLRADGPALGLAACAIGGGQGIAVLVERVS, encoded by the coding sequence ATGAACCCCGTTCTCGTGGCGCCGCGTCGCACGCCGATCGGCAACGCCGGGCATGGATTCGCCGAGCTGACCACCACGGACCTGGCCGCTCCCGTGCTGGGCGAGGTGCTGGCGTCGCTGCGTGGCGCTGGGATCGACGCCGAGGTGGACGACGTCGTCCTCGGCAACTGCCTCGGACCGGGCGGCGATCCGGCCCGGATCGCGGCGCTGCGTGCGGGTCTGGGCGTGCATGTTCCGGGCGTCACCGTCGATCGGCAGTGCGGATCCGGCCTGGACGCGGTGATGCAGGCGGCGTTGCGCGTGCGAAGCGGCGCGGACGACCTCATTCTGGCCGGGGGCGTCGAATCCGCGAGCACGGCGCCATGGCGGTTCTGGCCCCCGGTCGCGGACGCCGATCCCGTGCGATACACCCGCGCTCCCTTTACGCCACACGGTTTTCCCGATCCCGACATGGGTGTCGCCGCCGACGATCTCGCGCGAGCGCGCGGCATCAGCCGCGCCCGGCAGGACGCGTACGCGGCGCGCTCGCACACCCTCGCCGCGGCCGCCGATTTCGCCGCGGAGATCGTCCCGATCGGCAATGTGCACCGGGACGAACGCATCCGTGCGGGCATGACCGAGACCAGGCTCGCGCGGCTGCGCCCCAGCTTCAGTGCCGACGGCACAGCCACCGCGGGCAATTCGTGCGGAATCTCCGATGGCGCCGCGGCGATGGCGGTCACCAGCGAGTCTATGGCCGGAGAGCTGCCCGCGTTGCGAATCCTCGGATGCGCGGTCGCCGGATCCGATCCCGCGCTGCCCGGACTCGGCCCCGTGCCGGCGATACGAAAACTGCTGCGGCGCACCGGGTTCGCCGTGGCAGACCTGGGCGTCATCGAGATCACCGAAGCCTTCGCATCGGTGGTGCTGGCGGTGGCGGATGAATTGGGCTTGGACGAAGCCAAGATCTGCCCGCAGGGCGGCGCCATCGCGATGGGGCATCCCTGGGGAGCGTCCGGAGCCATCTTGCTGGTGCGGTTGGCGAGTCGGATGCTGCGCGCGGACGGCCCCGCACTGGGGCTCGCGGCCTGCGCCATCGGCGGCGGGCAGGGCATCGCCGTGCTCGTGGAGCGTGTGTCGTGA
- a CDS encoding class I adenylate-forming enzyme family protein produces MLSPELGGAGDEPALDFGGRTLTYRDLDRAIEEWISGQSDAIVYDASTLSVPDALICVCAAARRGIPVIVENPDARPYRPSIPPSAFLLVATSGSTGRPRPLARTAASWYDSFPAFTAITGVAPTDRVLITGPLHATMHLFGALHALWRGACVTDDPSRATVVHAVPAVLREVVRACPRLRTAIVAGIAVDEGALAAAGHIEVVEYYGSSEVSLVAARRVPEPMRLFEGVDADVRGGLLYVRSPYTVLGAPDWFGVGDLAELGDDRELTVRGRGDCAINVGGTTVIAEDVERILETVDGIAAAAVIGSPHAVFGETVTAAVQLDGRAGLDEIRSRARRVLAKEAMPRRWVPLPTLPRTAAGKVARGQLKDLLR; encoded by the coding sequence GTGCTTAGTCCCGAGCTCGGCGGCGCGGGCGATGAGCCTGCCCTCGACTTCGGCGGCCGCACCCTTACTTACCGCGACCTCGACCGGGCGATCGAGGAGTGGATCTCTGGGCAGAGTGACGCCATCGTTTATGACGCGTCGACTCTGTCCGTTCCCGACGCACTGATCTGCGTGTGCGCCGCGGCTCGGCGTGGCATTCCGGTCATCGTCGAGAATCCGGACGCCCGTCCGTATCGCCCGAGCATTCCCCCTTCGGCGTTTCTCTTGGTGGCGACGTCGGGGTCGACCGGACGTCCGCGACCGCTGGCCCGGACCGCCGCCTCCTGGTACGACAGCTTCCCGGCGTTCACCGCGATCACCGGCGTGGCGCCGACCGACCGCGTGCTGATCACCGGTCCGTTGCACGCGACGATGCATCTGTTCGGTGCGCTGCACGCGCTGTGGCGAGGCGCGTGCGTCACCGACGACCCGTCGCGGGCCACGGTGGTGCACGCGGTTCCCGCGGTGCTGCGCGAGGTGGTGCGCGCCTGCCCGCGCCTGCGTACCGCGATCGTCGCGGGCATCGCGGTGGACGAGGGTGCGCTCGCCGCGGCAGGCCACATCGAGGTTGTCGAGTATTACGGGTCTTCGGAAGTCTCCCTCGTGGCGGCGCGGCGCGTTCCCGAACCGATGCGGCTGTTCGAGGGAGTCGACGCCGACGTCCGCGGTGGACTGCTCTACGTTCGATCCCCCTACACCGTGCTCGGCGCGCCGGACTGGTTCGGGGTCGGCGATCTCGCCGAACTCGGCGACGACCGCGAGCTGACGGTGCGAGGAAGGGGCGATTGCGCGATCAACGTCGGCGGCACCACGGTGATAGCCGAGGATGTCGAGCGCATCCTCGAGACAGTCGACGGCATCGCCGCCGCGGCCGTGATCGGATCGCCCCATGCCGTGTTCGGTGAAACCGTCACGGCCGCGGTGCAACTGGACGGCCGCGCCGGACTCGACGAGATCCGGTCGCGAGCGCGTCGGGTGCTGGCGAAAGAGGCTATGCCGCGTCGATGGGTGCCACTTCCCACGCTCCCGAGGACTGCCGCCGGAAAAGTCGCCAGGGGGCAGCTGAAAGACTTGCTGCGATGA
- a CDS encoding biotin transporter BioY, protein MEGVENARESRVGLSARDMAQIAVFAALIAALGLPGAITVGFSGVPITVQTLGVILAGAVLGARKGTAAVVVFLALTMLGLPLLSGGRTGLTALAGPSAGYLVGWIPAALFIGLLTARILPKYPIVLGLLINAVGGTLVIYLCGIVGLLLRTDLGVGAAITTNVAFIPGDLLKVVVATVVAKGVHRAYPGLIRA, encoded by the coding sequence GTGGAGGGTGTCGAGAACGCTCGGGAGTCGAGGGTTGGGCTTTCGGCGCGGGATATGGCGCAGATCGCCGTTTTCGCGGCGCTGATCGCGGCGCTCGGTCTGCCCGGGGCCATCACGGTCGGGTTCAGTGGCGTGCCGATCACCGTGCAGACTCTCGGGGTCATCCTGGCCGGTGCGGTGCTCGGGGCGCGCAAGGGCACAGCCGCGGTGGTGGTCTTCCTCGCGCTCACGATGCTCGGTCTGCCGCTGCTGTCCGGCGGCCGCACCGGTTTGACCGCGCTGGCGGGGCCCAGCGCCGGATACCTGGTCGGCTGGATTCCCGCGGCATTGTTCATCGGGCTGCTCACCGCCCGGATCCTGCCGAAGTACCCGATCGTGCTCGGTTTGCTGATCAACGCGGTAGGCGGGACCCTGGTCATCTACCTCTGCGGCATCGTCGGACTGCTGTTGCGCACCGATCTGGGGGTCGGGGCCGCCATCACCACCAATGTCGCGTTCATTCCCGGCGACCTACTGAAAGTCGTCGTCGCGACGGTGGTGGCCAAGGGTGTGCACCGCGCGTACCCCGGTCTGATCCGTGCTTAG
- a CDS encoding CBS domain-containing protein: MITAGTVMRPDVECINVRDTMDFAAQRMRQLDVGALPVCDGEGHPVGIVTDRDIVVKVVGVGLNPRATTAGELTQGAEELHTVDISADIGDVLARMTEFRIRRLPVTAQGRLAGIITEADLARHLPEEQVGEFVEAICALNLPTPGEATS; the protein is encoded by the coding sequence ATGATCACCGCGGGAACCGTCATGCGCCCCGATGTGGAATGCATCAACGTGCGCGACACCATGGACTTCGCCGCCCAGCGGATGCGCCAGCTCGACGTCGGCGCACTTCCCGTCTGTGACGGCGAAGGGCATCCGGTCGGGATCGTGACCGATCGGGACATCGTCGTGAAGGTTGTCGGTGTCGGGTTGAATCCCCGAGCGACCACAGCGGGGGAACTCACCCAGGGCGCGGAGGAGCTGCACACCGTCGACATCAGCGCGGATATCGGTGACGTTCTGGCACGGATGACCGAGTTCCGTATTCGGCGGCTTCCGGTCACCGCCCAGGGCCGGCTCGCCGGCATCATCACCGAGGCCGATCTCGCGCGCCACTTGCCCGAGGAACAGGTCGGCGAATTCGTGGAAGCCATTTGCGCCCTGAATCTTCCGACTCCGGGCGAAGCCACCTCCTGA